The following proteins are encoded in a genomic region of Eulemur rufifrons isolate Redbay chromosome 18, OSU_ERuf_1, whole genome shotgun sequence:
- the TPMT gene encoding thiopurine S-methyltransferase: MDNTKTLPDIKEDPDTEVQKNQVLTLEEWQDKWVNRKIAFHQEEGHQLLKKHLDTFLKGESGLRVFFPLCGKAVEMKWFADLGHSVVGVEISELGIREFFTEQNVSYSEEPITEIPGAKIFKSSSGNISLYCCNIFDLPRTNIGQFDRIWDRGALVAINPGDRECYADIMSSLLRKGFQYLLAVMSYDPTKYPGPPFYVPAAEIKRLFGTICNIHCLEKVDIFEERHISWGIDYIFEELYLLTEK, from the exons ATGGATAATACAAAAACTTTGCCTGATATTAAAGAGGACCCTGATACTGAGGTACAGAAAAACCAAGTACTAACTCTGGAAGAATGGCAAGACAAGTGGGTGAACCGCAAAATTGCATTTCATCAAGAAGAAGGACATCA gcTATTAAAGAAGCATTTGGATACTTTTCTTAAAGGCGAGAGTGGACTGAgggtattttttcctctttgcggAAAAGCAGTTGAGATGAAATG GTTTGCAGACCTGGGACACAGTGTAGTTGGTGTGGAAATCAGTGAACTTGGAATACGAGAATTTTTTACAGAGCAGAATGTTTCTTACTCTGAAGAACCAATCACAGAAATTCCTGGAGCCAAAATATTTaag AGTTCTTCAGGGAATATTTCATTGTACTGTTGCAACATTTTTGATCTTCCCAG AACAAATATTGGCCAATTTGACAGGATTTGGGATAGAGGAGCATTAGTTGCCATTAATCCTGGTGATCGTGAATG CTACGCTGATATAATGTCGTCCCTCCTGAGAAAAGGGTTTCAGTACCTCCTGGCTGTTATGTCTTACGATCCAACTAAATATCCag GTCCACCGTTTTATGTTCCAGCTGCTGAAATTAAAAGGTTGTTTG GTACAATATGCAATATTCATTGTCTTGAGAAggttgatatttttgaagaacgACATATAAGTTGGGGAATTGACTATATTTTTGAAGAGTTATATCtacttacagaaaaataa